In Acidobacteriota bacterium, one genomic interval encodes:
- a CDS encoding DUF2062 domain-containing protein: MTTAPLAGSSRALSRASRLQRALHTLRTEGDTRIRESLAVGLGLTIGCTPFWGIHLALCWLLGLMFRLNRLKMYLAANVINPLIIPALLYAEVQAGAVIRRGSALTLSWDMLGRDRVWSFGADLLVGSLVVGVIVGAIGAFVTYLLRRPASDPFLQVLVRRASDRYLDSGITAWEFARGKLSGDPVYAAALGSTFSGATGTLLDIGCGQGLTLALVAEAQATAAQGEWDTTRPAPPAFSRLVGVESRRRVSQIAARALEHEAEITSADARDHGLPNADVVLLFDVLHMMPDDDQRTLLRAVRATLAPTGRLLVREADTDAGWRFAMVRLGNALKALVTGNWRQRFAFRSQREWRALLEEEGFTPHVQPMAEGTPFANVLITASPRS, from the coding sequence ATGACCACGGCTCCGTTGGCGGGCAGCTCCCGGGCGCTGTCGCGTGCGTCGCGATTGCAACGCGCGCTCCACACGCTGCGCACCGAGGGAGACACCCGCATCAGGGAGTCGCTGGCGGTCGGCCTGGGCCTGACGATCGGCTGCACCCCGTTCTGGGGGATCCACCTGGCGCTGTGCTGGCTGCTCGGCCTGATGTTCAGGCTGAACCGGCTCAAGATGTACCTGGCTGCCAACGTCATCAACCCCCTGATCATCCCGGCGCTGCTCTATGCGGAAGTGCAGGCCGGGGCGGTCATCCGTCGTGGCAGCGCCCTCACGCTCTCGTGGGACATGCTCGGGCGCGACCGCGTGTGGAGCTTCGGCGCAGACCTCCTGGTCGGCAGCCTGGTCGTTGGAGTGATCGTGGGCGCCATCGGCGCGTTCGTGACATACCTCCTCCGCCGCCCGGCCTCCGACCCCTTCCTCCAGGTCCTCGTCCGGCGGGCCAGCGACAGGTATCTCGACTCGGGCATCACCGCCTGGGAATTCGCGCGCGGCAAGCTCTCGGGCGATCCGGTCTACGCCGCGGCTCTCGGCTCGACATTCTCGGGAGCGACAGGAACGCTGCTCGACATCGGATGCGGACAAGGACTCACGCTGGCACTGGTGGCCGAAGCGCAGGCCACCGCCGCGCAGGGCGAGTGGGATACGACGCGGCCGGCGCCTCCCGCGTTCTCACGTCTCGTCGGCGTCGAGTCGCGGCGGCGGGTTTCGCAGATTGCCGCGCGCGCGCTCGAGCACGAAGCGGAGATCACCAGCGCAGACGCGCGCGATCACGGCCTGCCGAACGCCGACGTCGTGCTGTTGTTCGACGTGCTGCACATGATGCCGGACGATGACCAGCGGACGCTGCTGCGGGCGGTGCGTGCGACGCTCGCGCCGACGGGCCGCCTCCTGGTGCGCGAGGCAGACACCGACGCCGGCTGGCGGTTCGCGATGGTCAGGCTGGGCAACGCCCTCAAGGCGCTCGTGACAGGCAACTGGCGCCAGCGCTTCGCCTTCCGCTCGCAGCGCGAATGGCGCGCGCTCCTCGAAGAGGAAGGCTTCACCCCGCACGTGCAGCCCATGGCCGAAGGCACGCCGTTCGCCAATGTCCTGATCACCGCGTCGCCGCGCTCCTGA
- a CDS encoding PD40 domain-containing protein encodes MSRIRRLTVEGRRAGEGYWSPDGKRLVFQSEREPGNPFYQIYTMDLATGDTARISPGIGKTTCAFFRPGSDQILFGSTHHDPKSKQYQDDELAFRASGKERRYAWDYDPEMDIYAYSEGTKTLTRLTNVRGYDAEAGYSPDGQWIVFSSTRSAYDHELSDTEQKQLATDPSWFGEIYIMKADGSDQRRLTTAPGYDGGPFFTPDGKRILWRRFDEQGLVADIWTMNLDGSDKRQITNFNSMSWAPYMHASGEYILFASNKLGFENFEIFIVDAAGTKEPVRVTYTDGFDGLPVPSPDGTQIAFTSSRSGSGAGQIFLARWNHEKALDAIRNAPLRKN; translated from the coding sequence ATGAGCCGCATCAGGCGGCTGACGGTGGAAGGGCGGCGGGCCGGCGAAGGCTACTGGTCGCCCGACGGGAAGCGCCTCGTGTTCCAGAGCGAGCGCGAACCGGGCAACCCGTTCTACCAGATCTACACGATGGACCTGGCCACCGGCGACACTGCGCGCATCTCGCCCGGCATCGGCAAGACGACGTGCGCCTTCTTCAGGCCGGGCAGCGACCAGATCCTGTTCGGCTCGACGCACCACGATCCGAAATCGAAGCAGTACCAGGACGACGAGCTGGCCTTCCGTGCCTCGGGCAAGGAGCGCCGCTACGCCTGGGACTACGACCCGGAGATGGACATCTACGCGTACAGCGAAGGCACGAAGACGCTGACGCGCCTCACCAACGTCCGCGGTTACGACGCCGAGGCCGGCTACTCACCGGACGGCCAGTGGATCGTGTTCTCCTCCACGCGCTCGGCGTACGACCACGAACTGTCCGACACCGAGCAGAAGCAACTGGCTACCGATCCGAGCTGGTTCGGCGAGATCTACATCATGAAGGCCGACGGCTCGGACCAGCGCCGGCTGACAACGGCGCCGGGGTACGACGGCGGGCCCTTCTTCACGCCCGACGGCAAGAGGATCCTGTGGCGTCGCTTCGACGAACAGGGCCTTGTCGCCGACATCTGGACGATGAACCTCGATGGCAGCGACAAGCGCCAGATCACGAACTTCAACTCGATGAGCTGGGCACCGTACATGCACGCCTCAGGCGAGTACATCCTGTTTGCCTCGAACAAGCTCGGATTCGAGAACTTCGAGATCTTCATCGTCGATGCGGCCGGCACGAAGGAGCCGGTGCGCGTCACCTATACCGACGGCTTCGACGGCCTGCCGGTGCCCTCACCCGACGGCACGCAGATCGCGTTCACCTCGTCGCGCAGCGGCAGCGGCGCCGGGCAGATCTTCCTCGCCCGGTGGAACCACGAGAAGGCGCTCGACGCGATTCGCAACGCCCCCCTACGAAAGAACTGA
- a CDS encoding GNAT family N-acetyltransferase, with amino-acid sequence MEIRRAVPDDAALLSQLAARTFTETFGHLYPPDDLRAFLDEAYAIKAQRGILADPDYAVWLLEHDGEAVGHAAAGPCGLPHREVASGDGELKRLYVVRGLQGTGHGTRLMQTAMDWLLRDGPRTLWLGVWSENVGAQRFYARYGFSKAGEYLFPVGRTRDREFILRREPQ; translated from the coding sequence ATGGAAATCCGCCGCGCCGTGCCCGATGATGCCGCGTTGCTCTCGCAACTGGCGGCGCGCACGTTCACCGAGACGTTTGGCCACCTCTATCCGCCGGACGACCTGCGGGCGTTCCTCGACGAGGCCTACGCGATAAAGGCACAGCGCGGCATCCTTGCCGATCCTGACTACGCCGTGTGGCTGCTGGAGCACGACGGCGAGGCGGTGGGCCATGCCGCTGCCGGCCCGTGCGGCCTGCCGCATCGGGAGGTCGCGAGCGGCGATGGGGAGCTCAAGCGCCTGTATGTGGTTCGCGGGCTCCAGGGCACCGGACACGGCACCCGCCTGATGCAGACGGCGATGGACTGGCTGCTGCGCGACGGCCCGCGCACGCTGTGGCTCGGCGTGTGGTCCGAGAACGTCGGCGCGCAGCGCTTCTACGCGCGCTACGGCTTCAGCAAGGCCGGCGAGTACCTGTTCCCCGTCGGCCGCACGCGGGATCGGGAGTTCATCCTGCGGCGGGAACCTCAGTAG
- a CDS encoding glycosyltransferase family 2 protein, with amino-acid sequence MKVCALVPAFNEARAVGDVVRGAIAHVDRVLVVDDGSTDGTGDVAAAAGAEVMRLDANSGKGTAIRAGLSRILQGDVTHVLFMDGDMQHRPQEIPALLAEAERSGAAMVIGERVFVREEMPASRYWANVIGSWALATLMGVDLADTQSGFRVMRTDVLRQIPIEATGYEFETEMIVKLARRGARIARVPIRAVYAGQSSKIRPVRDTTRNIVLALVYRFLRPSGKDRR; translated from the coding sequence ATGAAGGTGTGCGCGCTCGTCCCCGCGTTCAACGAAGCGCGCGCGGTGGGTGATGTCGTGCGTGGAGCCATCGCGCACGTCGATCGCGTGCTGGTGGTCGACGATGGCTCGACGGACGGGACAGGTGACGTCGCTGCCGCCGCGGGCGCCGAGGTGATGCGGCTCGACGCCAACAGCGGCAAGGGAACCGCCATCCGCGCCGGGTTGTCGCGCATCCTGCAGGGCGACGTGACGCACGTGCTGTTCATGGACGGCGACATGCAGCATCGCCCCCAGGAGATCCCCGCGCTGCTGGCGGAGGCGGAACGATCCGGCGCGGCGATGGTCATCGGCGAGCGCGTCTTCGTGCGCGAGGAGATGCCGGCGTCGCGCTACTGGGCGAACGTGATCGGGAGCTGGGCACTGGCCACGTTGATGGGCGTCGACCTCGCAGACACGCAATCGGGCTTCCGCGTGATGCGGACCGACGTGCTGCGACAGATCCCGATCGAAGCGACGGGTTACGAGTTCGAGACGGAGATGATCGTGAAGCTCGCGCGGCGCGGCGCGCGCATCGCACGCGTCCCGATCCGCGCCGTGTACGCGGGACAGTCGAGCAAGATCAGGCCGGTGCGCGACACGACGCGCAACATCGTGCTGGCGCTGGTGTACAGGTTCCTGCGCCCCAGCGGAAAGGACAGGCGATGA
- a CDS encoding M20/M25/M40 family metallo-hydrolase, protein MNILRARNAALSLVAAALVAAPLPVTAQAVATASRTRADVEVLASERLAGRQAGSEGARLAADYLVSELKKMGAQPLPGQADFRLPFSFTAGVKDGGSAVRVAAETFDTPADVQALSFSDNGEVSGPVVFAGYGLVIPASQNFGYDSYATLDVKDKIVIVFRYFPEDADEKTRAILARYADLRYKAMQARQRGAKALLVVTGPRSPNAGETIPMSFDTALAGSGIVAASISGNVAKGLFAGAGKGSLEEIQQSFDSANPHTTGFALPDVTLTLKTNVVREKQEGFNVAGYLPATARIALPKPWVVLGAHYDHLGRGSHGNSLAPKDAAGAIHHGADDNASGTAAVLAAGRDLSKAQRARHVLLAFWSAEEIGLIGSNAFVNTPPVPVEQMAAYFNFDMVGRMQDNKLTVQAVGTSPGWRAALERANVAAGFDLVLQDDPYQPTDVASFNAVSVPSLAFFTGTHVDYHKPSDTADKINYEDLDRIVDFAVTLASRVGQQHETLAFAKVEQTQQAGGRSGVRIFTGTIPDYATDAKGLLLGGVVGGGPAEQAGLQKGDLLVQIGEQTIANIYDYTYALDVLKVGVPVKLVYMRGGERHETTLTPAARK, encoded by the coding sequence ATGAACATCCTGCGCGCGCGCAACGCCGCCCTGTCACTCGTCGCGGCGGCACTGGTTGCTGCTCCCCTTCCGGTTACCGCCCAGGCCGTCGCCACGGCGTCGCGCACGCGCGCCGACGTCGAGGTGCTCGCCTCCGAGCGTCTGGCAGGACGACAGGCAGGCTCCGAAGGGGCACGCCTGGCCGCCGACTACCTGGTGAGCGAACTGAAGAAGATGGGCGCGCAGCCGTTGCCCGGGCAGGCGGACTTCCGGCTGCCATTCAGCTTCACGGCGGGCGTGAAGGACGGCGGCTCCGCGGTACGTGTTGCGGCCGAGACCTTCGACACGCCGGCAGACGTGCAGGCGTTGTCCTTCTCGGACAACGGCGAGGTGAGCGGCCCCGTCGTGTTCGCGGGGTACGGCCTCGTCATCCCCGCGTCGCAGAACTTCGGGTACGACAGTTACGCCACGCTCGACGTCAAGGACAAGATCGTCATCGTCTTCCGGTACTTCCCCGAGGACGCCGACGAGAAAACGCGCGCGATCCTGGCGCGCTACGCCGACCTGCGCTACAAGGCGATGCAGGCACGGCAGCGCGGCGCGAAGGCGCTGCTCGTTGTCACGGGACCGCGCTCGCCCAACGCCGGCGAGACGATTCCCATGAGTTTCGACACGGCGCTCGCGGGTTCGGGCATTGTCGCCGCCAGTATCTCGGGCAACGTCGCGAAGGGTCTCTTCGCCGGCGCCGGCAAGGGCTCGCTCGAAGAGATCCAGCAGTCGTTCGATTCGGCCAATCCGCACACCACGGGATTCGCGTTGCCTGACGTGACGCTGACGCTGAAGACCAACGTGGTACGCGAGAAGCAGGAAGGTTTCAACGTTGCCGGCTATCTGCCGGCCACGGCACGCATCGCGCTGCCCAAGCCGTGGGTGGTGCTCGGCGCGCACTACGATCACCTGGGACGCGGCAGCCACGGCAACTCGCTGGCACCCAAGGACGCCGCCGGTGCGATTCACCACGGCGCCGACGACAACGCGTCCGGCACGGCGGCGGTGCTCGCGGCGGGGCGTGACCTGTCGAAGGCGCAGCGCGCGCGCCACGTGCTGCTGGCCTTCTGGTCCGCGGAGGAGATCGGTCTCATCGGATCGAACGCGTTCGTCAACACGCCGCCCGTGCCGGTGGAGCAGATGGCCGCGTACTTCAACTTCGACATGGTGGGCCGGATGCAGGACAACAAGCTCACCGTGCAGGCGGTGGGCACCAGTCCGGGCTGGCGCGCGGCGCTCGAGCGCGCCAACGTTGCCGCGGGGTTCGACCTGGTGCTGCAGGACGATCCGTATCAGCCCACCGACGTGGCCAGTTTCAATGCCGTCAGCGTGCCCAGCCTGGCGTTCTTCACCGGCACGCACGTGGACTATCACAAGCCGAGCGACACGGCCGACAAGATCAACTACGAGGATCTCGATCGCATCGTCGACTTCGCCGTGACGCTGGCGTCGCGCGTGGGACAGCAGCACGAGACGCTCGCATTCGCCAAGGTGGAGCAGACGCAGCAGGCCGGCGGCCGCTCCGGCGTGCGCATCTTCACGGGCACCATTCCCGACTACGCCACTGACGCCAAGGGATTGCTGCTCGGCGGCGTCGTCGGTGGTGGTCCCGCCGAACAGGCCGGCCTGCAGAAGGGCGACCTCCTCGTCCAGATCGGCGAGCAGACGATCGCCAACATCTACGACTATACGTATGCGCTCGATGTGCTGAAGGTCGGCGTGCCCGTGAAACTCGTCTACATGCGTGGCGGCGAGCGCCACGAGACGACGCTCACGCCGGCGGCGAGGAAGTAA
- a CDS encoding metal-dependent hydrolase — MDPVSHLLFARMVAALRPARDLPRGVVAATVLGGIAPDVDAAIMAVGWDVYLRWHDAGTHALAGTPLVALATGAFVRTWAPSTSLVGLTFAAWLGVLSHVFFDLYSGAGIRLLWPVSDRLISAPIAAMADPGALVVLLVGAFALWVWPRVPRTAAALVMALLAVVSAARLTTRAWATSAYEQAASAVGAATDAVAIEAEWGSVAGWAFFDRTTDGRIRAWSIDGWTGEARLRFDIPPERHTPFAQASLADFATAHNFVPTHQFAFAAERHNEDGSRVVFWSDARFCWDPSERYDAQEDVPHQDVRPATGPVRCALWFGGSYDADQRPVEALVWLGGHLQRRSPRRWMME, encoded by the coding sequence GTGGACCCTGTCTCACACCTGTTGTTCGCGCGCATGGTCGCCGCGCTGCGCCCCGCGCGCGACCTGCCGCGCGGCGTGGTGGCCGCGACGGTGCTCGGCGGGATTGCACCGGACGTCGACGCCGCAATCATGGCTGTCGGCTGGGACGTCTACCTGCGGTGGCACGACGCCGGTACGCACGCGCTCGCCGGCACGCCGTTGGTGGCGCTGGCAACTGGCGCGTTCGTGCGGACGTGGGCCCCCTCGACGTCCCTCGTCGGCCTCACCTTCGCCGCATGGCTCGGCGTGCTGAGCCACGTGTTCTTCGACCTCTATTCAGGCGCCGGCATCCGGCTGCTCTGGCCTGTCTCGGATCGACTGATCTCGGCCCCGATCGCAGCGATGGCCGATCCCGGTGCGCTCGTCGTGCTGCTGGTCGGCGCGTTCGCCCTGTGGGTGTGGCCGCGCGTCCCACGCACGGCGGCGGCGCTGGTGATGGCGTTGCTCGCCGTCGTGAGCGCGGCACGGCTCACCACGCGGGCGTGGGCGACCAGCGCGTACGAGCAGGCAGCGAGCGCAGTGGGGGCGGCTACAGACGCCGTGGCCATCGAAGCCGAGTGGGGATCGGTGGCCGGCTGGGCGTTCTTCGACCGCACCACCGATGGACGCATCAGGGCATGGTCGATCGACGGCTGGACCGGAGAAGCACGCCTGCGTTTCGACATCCCACCCGAGCGGCACACGCCGTTCGCGCAGGCCTCGCTCGCTGATTTCGCCACGGCCCACAACTTCGTGCCGACGCATCAGTTCGCGTTCGCGGCCGAGCGGCACAACGAGGATGGGAGCCGCGTGGTCTTCTGGTCCGATGCGCGCTTCTGTTGGGACCCTTCGGAGCGATACGACGCCCAGGAGGACGTGCCGCATCAGGACGTCAGGCCAGCGACAGGCCCCGTCCGCTGCGCGCTCTGGTTCGGTGGCTCGTACGACGCCGATCAGCGTCCCGTCGAAGCGCTCGTGTGGTTGGGCGGGCATCTGCAACGGCGATCGCCACGCCGCTGGATGATGGAGTAG
- a CDS encoding alkaline phosphatase: MRILVVTLALLVPLTLSAQDRAKNVVLFLADAGGLSTIASASLHAHGEQNRLFLQQLPYIGLSDTTNASSLVTDSSAGMTAIVTGVRTHSGVVAQGADAVRGKQDGTPLKTILEYAEERGLSTGVISNDSLTGATPASTYAHANDRGKSAEIFQQAFAPRFGDGVDVMIGSGRPGITKALSAAGLDLDALGQRHGRPILSSLDQIPPDASRTIVLFETNTFDVIAAIDAAHRILSKNPKGYFLMVEVDTHTNNLRAGLDRMVVMDKAVEHTSRLVGSDTLLLFTADHSFDIQVRGGRVGNEFLAGADDAQAKAAEEKRRDFRIDTVRVDNAHTGEPVVVAARGPGAARVKGFMKNTDLFRVMLDAFGWTP, from the coding sequence ATGCGCATCCTTGTTGTCACGCTTGCCCTGCTGGTCCCGCTCACGCTGTCTGCACAGGACCGCGCGAAGAACGTCGTCCTGTTCCTTGCCGACGCCGGCGGCCTCTCGACGATCGCGTCGGCGAGCCTGCACGCGCACGGCGAGCAGAATCGCCTGTTCCTCCAGCAGCTGCCGTACATCGGCCTGTCCGACACGACCAACGCCTCGTCACTGGTCACCGACTCCTCTGCCGGGATGACGGCCATCGTCACGGGCGTGCGTACGCACAGCGGCGTCGTCGCGCAGGGTGCGGATGCGGTGCGCGGCAAGCAGGATGGCACTCCGCTCAAGACCATCCTCGAATACGCCGAGGAACGCGGCCTGTCGACGGGCGTCATCTCGAACGATTCGTTGACCGGTGCCACGCCGGCATCGACCTACGCGCACGCGAACGACCGCGGCAAGTCTGCGGAGATCTTCCAGCAGGCGTTCGCACCACGCTTCGGCGACGGCGTCGACGTGATGATCGGGTCGGGACGGCCAGGCATCACGAAGGCCCTGTCGGCTGCCGGGCTCGATCTCGACGCACTCGGCCAACGGCACGGTCGGCCCATCCTGTCGTCGCTGGATCAGATCCCGCCAGACGCCAGCCGGACCATCGTGCTGTTCGAGACCAACACGTTCGACGTGATCGCGGCGATCGACGCCGCCCACCGCATCCTGTCGAAGAACCCGAAGGGGTACTTCCTGATGGTCGAGGTCGACACGCACACCAACAACCTGCGTGCGGGCCTGGATCGCATGGTCGTGATGGACAAGGCCGTCGAGCACACGTCGCGGCTCGTCGGCAGCGACACGCTGCTGCTCTTCACCGCCGATCACTCGTTCGACATCCAGGTGCGCGGCGGGCGGGTCGGCAACGAGTTCCTCGCGGGCGCCGATGACGCACAGGCGAAGGCCGCCGAGGAGAAGCGCCGCGACTTCCGCATCGACACGGTGCGCGTGGACAACGCGCACACGGGTGAACCGGTGGTCGTCGCAGCCCGGGGTCCGGGCGCCGCGCGCGTGAAGGGATTCATGAAGAACACCGACCTCTTCCGCGTGATGCTCGACGCCTTCGGCTGGACACCGTAA
- a CDS encoding acyl--CoA ligase, with protein sequence MSSLSPLADAFAAVLRDRSGDTLLLAPSESRTLTAAHIDEHARRVASALAAQHLTRGHLVIACIGNTWAMPSVLLACLREGLPLMPVDKSTPPAQLRALASRWDAAAVLVPDAVDLRAPDDGADGVTLRRDVPVAEGVAAWRPHVMPTPGRHAPAAVLKLTSGSTGEPRVTCSEERHLIADVQQIADAMDIGPRTRQLGVIPLSHSYGFSNLLLPLLWQGSPLLLRQQFVPTQVGPDIIDGALATLAGVPFMFEHLARHQALPPLPSLRLVLSAGARLPFETVTAFHTVTGLKVRSFYGSSETGGICFDANDALDPRVPVGQAMGDTHVELVADPDAPEGSGRVRVSGPAVIDRYAGDTDDRVDGAYLTGDYARMDADGTVVLTGRLPSFVNVAGRKVQPQEVEAAIRALPGVRDAVAVGIDDSVRGQALAACVESDHPWDARTLREALAPHLAPHKLPRVVIAVQQLPLTDRGKIDRAAVIGALSKTNA encoded by the coding sequence ATGTCGTCCCTCTCGCCACTCGCCGATGCCTTCGCTGCCGTACTGCGCGACAGGTCCGGCGACACGCTCCTCCTGGCACCAAGCGAATCGCGCACGCTGACGGCGGCGCACATCGATGAACACGCACGCCGAGTGGCGTCGGCGCTGGCCGCGCAGCACCTGACGCGAGGCCACCTCGTGATCGCCTGCATCGGCAACACGTGGGCGATGCCGTCCGTCCTGCTCGCGTGCCTGCGCGAAGGCCTGCCGTTGATGCCGGTGGACAAGAGCACGCCACCGGCGCAACTGCGCGCATTGGCGTCTCGCTGGGACGCCGCGGCGGTACTCGTACCTGATGCGGTCGATCTGCGAGCGCCCGACGATGGTGCGGACGGCGTGACGCTGCGTCGCGACGTGCCCGTCGCCGAGGGTGTCGCCGCGTGGCGCCCTCACGTGATGCCGACTCCCGGCCGCCACGCGCCGGCAGCCGTACTCAAACTCACATCCGGCAGCACAGGCGAACCGCGCGTCACGTGCTCGGAAGAGCGTCATCTCATCGCCGATGTGCAACAGATCGCCGACGCGATGGACATCGGTCCGCGCACGCGACAGCTCGGCGTGATTCCCCTGTCGCATTCCTACGGCTTCAGCAATCTCCTGCTGCCGCTGCTCTGGCAGGGATCACCACTCCTGCTCCGCCAGCAGTTCGTGCCCACGCAGGTCGGCCCCGACATCATCGATGGCGCACTCGCGACGTTGGCCGGCGTGCCGTTCATGTTCGAGCACCTCGCCCGTCACCAGGCGCTGCCCCCGCTCCCGTCGCTGCGACTCGTATTGTCGGCAGGCGCGCGCCTGCCGTTCGAGACAGTCACCGCCTTCCACACGGTCACCGGCCTGAAGGTGCGGTCGTTCTACGGGTCGAGCGAAACGGGCGGTATCTGCTTCGACGCGAACGACGCACTCGATCCGCGCGTGCCCGTCGGACAGGCGATGGGCGACACGCACGTCGAGCTCGTTGCCGATCCCGACGCGCCTGAGGGCTCGGGTCGCGTCCGTGTGTCGGGCCCCGCCGTGATCGATCGCTACGCGGGCGACACGGACGATCGCGTCGACGGCGCGTACCTCACGGGCGACTACGCACGCATGGACGCCGACGGCACGGTGGTCCTCACCGGTCGCCTGCCGTCGTTCGTCAACGTGGCCGGCCGCAAGGTGCAGCCACAAGAAGTGGAAGCCGCAATCCGCGCGCTGCCAGGCGTGCGCGACGCCGTTGCTGTCGGCATCGACGACAGCGTCCGCGGCCAGGCCCTCGCCGCCTGTGTCGAATCAGACCATCCATGGGACGCCCGCACCCTGCGCGAAGCCCTCGCCCCTCATCTCGCGCCGCACAAACTCCCCCGCGTCGTGATCGCCGTGCAACAGTTGCCTCTGACGGACCGAGGCAAGATAGATAGAGCGGCGGTGATCGGCGCACTGTCGAAGACGAATGCGTAA
- a CDS encoding lysophospholipid acyltransferase family protein: MNTQAPVRWVSHRLNGTFIVGGSYLGSRYAPLPISWPVAHAGAWLVSRLMPSVRDAIVDNLRAVFPHETERQLRRRAYRTCHTYTDDWMDFMRALSWSRETVLERFSYERSDRLRDALSAGRGAILVTGHFGNWEAGAVLMKALGVPLSVVAMPEPDPTVNAIRHRVREELEADTIEVRQSLDTPLQIRRRLSEGRAVAMLMDRHVGRDRVPVTMFGRRAHFLGAPALLAYLTGAPLVPIFLVREGRGRFRARPQDPILLDRTADRDEQVHRAAQRMATLLEREIAARPDCWYQFYRYWDTQGDVPADDAQAASSIEATPTAMRDVP, encoded by the coding sequence ATGAACACGCAGGCCCCGGTGCGATGGGTCTCCCACCGTCTCAACGGCACCTTCATCGTCGGCGGCAGCTACCTGGGATCGCGGTATGCGCCGTTGCCGATCTCGTGGCCCGTGGCGCACGCCGGGGCCTGGCTGGTGAGCCGGTTGATGCCGAGCGTGCGCGACGCCATCGTCGACAACCTCCGCGCGGTGTTCCCGCATGAAACGGAGAGGCAGTTGCGGCGGCGCGCGTATCGCACCTGTCACACGTACACCGACGACTGGATGGACTTCATGCGCGCGCTGTCGTGGTCGCGCGAGACGGTGCTCGAACGCTTCTCGTACGAACGATCGGACCGCCTCCGCGACGCGCTGTCGGCCGGACGCGGCGCCATCCTCGTGACGGGACACTTCGGCAACTGGGAAGCGGGCGCCGTGCTGATGAAGGCGCTTGGCGTCCCGTTGTCCGTCGTGGCGATGCCGGAGCCCGATCCCACCGTCAACGCGATCAGGCACCGCGTGCGCGAGGAACTCGAGGCCGACACGATCGAAGTGCGGCAGTCGCTCGACACGCCCCTCCAGATCCGCCGGCGATTGTCGGAAGGGCGCGCTGTGGCGATGTTGATGGACCGTCACGTCGGACGCGATCGCGTGCCTGTGACGATGTTCGGACGGCGCGCCCATTTCCTTGGTGCGCCTGCGCTGCTTGCGTATCTGACCGGCGCGCCGCTCGTCCCCATCTTCCTGGTTCGCGAAGGACGCGGCCGCTTCCGCGCACGCCCGCAGGATCCGATCCTGCTGGATCGCACCGCCGATCGCGACGAGCAGGTGCACCGCGCCGCGCAGCGCATGGCCACGCTGCTCGAACGCGAGATCGCCGCACGCCCCGATTGCTGGTACCAGTTCTACAGGTACTGGGACACGCAGGGCGATGTGCCCGCAGACGACGCACAGGCTGCATCGTCGATCGAAGCCACGCCCACCGCCATGCGAGACGTTCCGTAA